Proteins found in one Triticum urartu cultivar G1812 chromosome 4, Tu2.1, whole genome shotgun sequence genomic segment:
- the LOC125554766 gene encoding uncharacterized protein LOC125554766, whose product MVSWKDGETSSEDSVSPLFNSHEEETYIPQTIVDPEWCGIVAGGPMCCHNLHVHRAVVFQGINTGRRFYGCANQEGDNCGLVQWIDPEWPEPMKNALRKLWDMYEQSRKENDAKEKLIVKLGEEKKLIQEKHHNHIKETSNFFSTIHKNVMRENYQKIMQDGDVENVVLQAQEEKAKLEKDNIELRTSLQVIKQRNDELVSNWKKHVADEGLQQIEQMKKEKKKLEYIIADLLKDGEANKVKLRKIKELYDE is encoded by the exons ATGGTGTCCTGGAAGGACGGCGAAACTAGTAGCGAAGATTCTGTGTCCCCCCTCTTCAACTCGCACGAGGAGGAGACCTAT ATCCCACAGACCATTGTTGACCCGGAGTGGTGCGGTATTGTTGCCGGAGGACCGATGTGCTGTCACAACCTTCATGTTCATAGGGCTGTTGTGTTTCAAGGAATCAACACTGGCCGTAGGTTTTATGGATGCGCTAATCAG GAAGGAGACAATTGTGGTCTGGTTCAATGGATTGACCCAGAATGGCCAGAACCCATGAAAAATGCACTACGCAAACTTTGGGACATGTATGAGCAGAGTAGAAAAGAGAATGATGCTAAAGAAAAGCTCATAGTCAAGCTTGGAGAAGAGAAGAAGCTAATCCAAGAGAAGCACCACAACCACATCAAAGAAACAAGCAATTTTTTTTCAACAATTCACAAGAATGTGATGAGGGAGAACTATCAGAAGATTATGCAGGATGGTGATGTAGAGAATGTTGTACTTCAAGCCCAGGAAGAGAAGGCTAAGCTTGAGAAAGACAATATTGAGCTGAGGACATCACTACAAGTCATTAAGCAGAGAAATGATGAACTTGTTAGCAATTGGAAGAAACATGTAGCAGATGAAGGTCTTCAACAGATTGAACAGATGAAGAAGGAGAAGAAAAAGTTAGAGTATATCATAGCTGATTTGCTGAAGGATGGGGAGGCAAACAAGGTTAAGTTGAGGAAAATCAAAGAACTCTATGATGAGTGA